One window of the bacterium genome contains the following:
- a CDS encoding efflux RND transporter periplasmic adaptor subunit: protein MKIKKSHTAVGIVVLVLIGIAVVRIVTRGSARHGRRQGTSIVRVEIPSRDTITYTLQSTGDVVAMQAATIVAKVGGSLERVSANIGDEVQAGQSLALIDTIELALAARQAEATFATARATYERAGQLRADSLVSPQDFDNAEAAEKVAETNFRTAQVRLGYANVTAPFAGTVTVRQLDPGAVVTAGTMLFTLADFDSVKVVINVEEKDVPLVTIGSRVMVVADALPQDTFVGRVGRTSDAVDPATRTMRAEVFVANPKHRLKPGMYATASLFLFQHPDAVTVPAAAVLSVAGDTFVYVVKGDTARRVAVRTGIEQGARTEIVSGLAGGESLITTGQQYVKDASPVTVQPGGR, encoded by the coding sequence ATGAAGATCAAGAAATCCCATACGGCGGTCGGCATCGTCGTCCTGGTACTCATCGGTATTGCCGTCGTGCGGATTGTCACCCGTGGCTCGGCCCGCCATGGGCGGCGCCAGGGCACGTCGATTGTGCGGGTGGAGATACCGTCGCGGGACACGATTACGTACACGCTTCAGTCAACCGGCGACGTGGTCGCGATGCAGGCCGCGACCATCGTTGCCAAGGTCGGCGGCAGTCTGGAACGGGTGAGCGCGAACATCGGGGACGAGGTGCAGGCAGGCCAGTCCCTGGCGCTGATTGACACGATCGAACTGGCGCTGGCGGCAAGGCAGGCCGAGGCGACGTTCGCCACGGCCCGTGCCACCTATGAACGGGCCGGCCAGTTGCGGGCCGACAGCCTGGTGTCGCCGCAGGATTTCGACAACGCCGAGGCGGCGGAGAAGGTCGCGGAGACGAATTTCCGGACCGCGCAGGTTCGGCTCGGGTATGCCAATGTCACCGCGCCGTTTGCGGGCACAGTCACCGTGCGCCAGCTCGACCCCGGGGCCGTGGTGACCGCCGGGACCATGCTGTTTACGCTCGCGGACTTTGACAGCGTCAAGGTTGTGATTAACGTCGAGGAGAAGGACGTACCACTGGTGACAATCGGATCGCGGGTCATGGTGGTGGCCGATGCCCTGCCTCAGGATACGTTCGTGGGCCGTGTGGGCCGAACCAGCGATGCCGTTGACCCGGCGACGCGGACCATGCGGGCTGAGGTCTTCGTGGCGAACCCGAAGCATCGGCTTAAGCCCGGAATGTACGCAACCGCCAGCCTCTTCTTGTTCCAACATCCCGACGCCGTAACGGTGCCGGCGGCCGCTGTGCTCAGCGTCGCCGGCGACACGTTCGTCTACGTGGTGAAGGGTGACACCGCACGGCGGGTGGCGGTGCGCACGGGAATCGAGCAGGGTGCGCGGACCGAGATCGTCTCCGGACTTGCCGGCGGCGAGAGCCTGATTACCACCGGGCAGCAGTACGTGAAGGACGCTTCGCCGGTCACGGTCCAGCCCGGCGGTCGATGA
- a CDS encoding efflux RND transporter permease subunit, translating into MWFTRIALRYPVTTFLIAVTITVLGFVSLAQLPIDLLPNITIPTVSVSTNYPGASPLDMEQTVTAPIERAVSSVNNADYVQSSTREGTSRVQVYFNWGANTDVAMVDIIQRVNRALRNMPTGVQQPIVQRFDVTSRPVCNIVVFGDMDQRELYDLAANVIEPQIEHLPGVAQAPVSGGLIREIHVTLDRDRLLALKVPVQSVLTAIANSNLILPSGDLKSGPYDFALKTESRFNVVQPMQDIVVKTVAGVPIPISAIGTVEDSYQEQTEIVRINGKPGLTLPVQKLANANTVNVVDRVRQALPHLAGVPPTVQLSISSDQSLYIRQTTSGLAREALLGAILAMLVIIVFIRSFRGTVITTIAIPLSILVTFIYFRFGGVTLNIMTFGGLALAVGRLVDDSIVALEVSSRHYAMGARGQGLGVGADKMAATLEAAQEVASPILVSTLATVIVFLPVIFLTGVAKMMFVPLTITIAVALFGSYFVSRTVTPLMCYQWLEPERPLDRTATGLGEKLRVFFHDAVERLDAGYEKALRWTLARRRLVILSITGLALISAPLFKFIGSEFFPDQDESQFTVSLRLPVGTRVEETSRIAAQMEQVLQKNVPEIQAMITDVGVPPGGGGGRSAGTHAGTIQVTLVPTNRRHRSVFQIVNAVRPLLLRIPGTTATVSAGGFLKFLLNFGSSAPIDIQIQGFDLAAGSRLAAQVAGIVRSTPGATDVQVSREDNLPELRVNIDRDKAGALGISAGDVANAVSACITGAVASTFTDTVTGTASNVLVRLDQRFRSSPEDLQDIVLATSGGQTVLLGNIATITRAASPVQIDRKNQQRLVDVTANVTGRDLGSVAADIGRKTSKLDLPAGFSITQSGNVEQQGKTFRGLLLAFALAILLVYVVMSSQFQSLVDPFIIMFTVPLGMVGVLWALFLTNTTLSVTSFQGIIVMVGVVVSNGILLVDYTNRLRAGGMELHEAVVKAGRTRLKPILMTSLATVLGMVPMALGLGGESTQAPLAIAVIGGLSVSTALTLFFVPNLYTLFEVRFKRKPATPPLA; encoded by the coding sequence ATGTGGTTCACGCGCATCGCTCTCCGCTACCCGGTAACGACATTTCTCATCGCGGTCACCATCACCGTGCTGGGGTTCGTTTCCCTGGCCCAGTTGCCCATCGACCTGCTGCCGAACATCACCATCCCCACGGTCAGCGTCTCGACGAACTATCCCGGCGCGAGTCCTCTGGACATGGAACAGACCGTGACCGCGCCCATCGAGCGGGCGGTGAGCTCGGTGAACAATGCGGACTACGTCCAGTCCTCGACCCGTGAAGGCACATCAAGGGTACAGGTCTACTTCAACTGGGGCGCAAATACCGACGTGGCCATGGTCGACATCATCCAGCGAGTCAACCGCGCGTTGCGCAACATGCCCACCGGCGTGCAGCAGCCGATCGTCCAGCGGTTCGACGTCACCAGCCGGCCGGTCTGCAATATCGTGGTGTTCGGCGACATGGACCAGCGCGAACTCTACGACCTGGCTGCCAATGTCATCGAGCCCCAGATTGAGCACCTGCCCGGCGTGGCCCAGGCGCCCGTGTCCGGCGGCCTCATCCGCGAAATCCACGTCACCCTGGACCGTGACCGGCTCCTAGCGCTCAAGGTCCCGGTTCAGAGCGTGCTCACGGCCATCGCCAACTCCAATCTCATCCTGCCGTCGGGCGACCTGAAGTCCGGGCCCTACGACTTCGCGCTCAAGACCGAAAGCCGGTTCAACGTGGTCCAACCGATGCAAGACATCGTGGTCAAGACCGTGGCGGGCGTGCCCATACCCATCAGCGCGATCGGCACCGTCGAAGACAGCTACCAGGAGCAGACTGAAATCGTCCGTATCAACGGCAAGCCGGGCCTGACCCTGCCCGTGCAGAAACTCGCCAACGCCAACACTGTCAACGTCGTCGACCGCGTCCGGCAGGCCCTGCCGCATCTTGCCGGCGTGCCGCCGACCGTGCAGCTCTCGATATCCTCGGACCAATCGCTCTACATACGCCAGACCACATCGGGCCTCGCGCGTGAGGCCCTGCTCGGCGCTATCCTGGCGATGCTCGTCATCATCGTATTCATCCGCAGCTTCCGGGGTACGGTTATCACCACGATCGCCATACCGCTCTCGATCCTCGTTACCTTCATCTACTTCCGGTTCGGGGGCGTGACGCTGAACATCATGACCTTCGGCGGACTGGCGCTCGCGGTCGGACGGCTGGTCGACGATTCCATCGTCGCCCTCGAGGTCAGCTCCCGCCACTATGCGATGGGGGCCAGGGGTCAGGGGTTGGGGGTCGGGGCTGACAAGATGGCGGCGACGCTCGAAGCGGCGCAGGAAGTGGCGTCCCCGATTCTGGTCTCCACCCTGGCCACGGTCATCGTTTTCCTGCCGGTGATATTCCTCACCGGGGTCGCGAAAATGATGTTCGTCCCGTTGACCATCACCATCGCCGTGGCCCTGTTCGGTTCCTACTTCGTGTCGCGCACCGTAACCCCGCTGATGTGCTATCAATGGCTGGAGCCGGAAAGGCCGCTCGACCGAACCGCGACAGGACTGGGCGAGAAACTCCGTGTCTTCTTTCACGATGCGGTCGAGCGACTCGACGCCGGGTACGAGAAGGCCCTGCGCTGGACCCTGGCGCGGCGGCGACTCGTCATCCTGAGCATAACCGGGCTCGCGCTCATCTCCGCTCCGCTCTTCAAGTTCATCGGCAGCGAGTTCTTCCCGGACCAGGACGAAAGCCAGTTCACCGTGTCGCTCCGCCTCCCGGTCGGAACGCGGGTCGAAGAGACCAGCCGCATCGCGGCCCAGATGGAACAGGTACTCCAGAAGAACGTGCCCGAGATACAGGCCATGATTACCGACGTCGGAGTCCCGCCGGGCGGCGGCGGCGGGAGAAGCGCGGGGACTCATGCCGGGACAATCCAGGTTACGCTGGTCCCGACCAACCGGAGGCACCGTTCGGTATTTCAGATAGTCAACGCGGTACGGCCTTTGCTGCTACGCATCCCCGGCACGACTGCGACCGTCTCCGCCGGCGGGTTCTTGAAATTCCTGCTCAACTTCGGCTCCTCGGCGCCGATCGACATCCAGATACAGGGCTTCGACCTTGCCGCCGGTTCACGCCTTGCCGCCCAGGTTGCCGGCATCGTCCGCTCCACGCCGGGAGCAACGGACGTCCAGGTCAGCCGCGAAGACAATCTACCGGAACTCAGGGTGAATATCGACCGGGACAAAGCCGGGGCGCTCGGCATCAGCGCGGGCGACGTTGCCAACGCGGTCAGCGCCTGCATCACCGGCGCGGTCGCCTCGACCTTCACCGACACCGTTACCGGCACCGCCTCGAACGTCCTGGTCCGGCTGGACCAGCGCTTCCGTTCCAGCCCCGAAGACCTGCAGGATATTGTCCTTGCCACCAGCGGCGGGCAAACCGTGCTGCTCGGCAACATAGCCACCATCACCCGTGCCGCCTCCCCGGTCCAGATCGACCGGAAGAACCAGCAGCGACTCGTCGATGTCACCGCCAACGTTACCGGCCGCGACCTCGGCAGCGTGGCCGCCGATATCGGGCGGAAGACGAGCAAGCTCGACTTGCCGGCCGGGTTCAGCATCACTCAGAGCGGCAACGTCGAGCAGCAGGGCAAGACATTCCGCGGCCTGCTCCTCGCCTTCGCGCTCGCCATCCTGCTTGTCTACGTGGTCATGTCCTCGCAGTTCCAATCGCTGGTTGACCCGTTCATCATCATGTTCACGGTCCCACTGGGAATGGTCGGAGTCCTCTGGGCCCTTTTTCTCACCAACACGACTCTGTCCGTGACTTCCTTTCAGGGCATCATCGTCATGGTCGGCGTCGTGGTCTCGAACGGCATACTGCTCGTTGACTACACCAACCGGCTACGGGCCGGGGGCATGGAACTGCACGAAGCGGTGGTCAAAGCCGGTCGGACCCGGCTGAAGCCGATTCTAATGACGTCCCTGGCGACCGTGCTCGGCATGGTCCCGATGGCTCTTGGGCTCGGCGGCGAATCAACGCAAGCGCCGCTGGCGATAGCGGTCATCGGCGGCCTGAGCGTTTCAACCGCCCTGACCCTATTCTTCGTGCCGAACCTCTACACGTTGTTCGAGGTACGCTTCAAACGCAAGCCGGCGACGCCTCCTTTGGCGTAA
- a CDS encoding beta-propeller fold lactonase family protein, producing the protein MISEKSIKVGMLAFCLTFAGFGTASADWVTTTVPAAANPWALAVNPVTNKIYVANAGTGEVTVIDGVTNDTTLVPSGTSTWDVAVNPVTNRIYVTDFFENTVTVVDGATNDTTLVAAGANPRAVAVNPVTNKIYVTNQASANVTVIDGATNAATTVPVGNTPRAVAVNAVTNKIYVANTGSNSVTVIDGATNDTATVPAGTNPSALAVNPVTNKIYVTNYNSNNVTVIDGATKGTSLVAAGVAPCDVAVNPVTNKVYVANYSSSSVTVIDGSSNDTTLVAAGAYPYTVSVNPVTNKIYVANSGSSDVTVIDGATNDTNTVTAGTNPQAVAVNPVTNKVYVTNYNSNGVTVIDGTTNDTTRVAAGSTPYAAVANPVTNKIYIANEGGANVTVIDGATNDTTLVAVGAAPYAMALNPVTNKIYVVDFGDGNVTVVDGATNSTALVPADSMPGSVAVNPVTNRIYVTNGSSNDVTVIDGATNDTTLVPAGSDPYAVAVNPATNRIYVANQGGTDVTVIDGATNDTTLVTVGSNPDAVAVNPVTNRIYVANGSSNDVTVIDGATKDTTRVPAGSNPSAIAVNPVTNRIYVVNHGNSSVTVIDGATNSTHTVPVGSYPWAIGVNPVTNKAYVINALSANVTVIDGATNATTTVAVDSIPFGVAVNPVTNRIYVASEHSGKVTVITDAPVYDTKVHAAFNRLPGDTTAAARPALAGKGVNRSTPGRTKMMGVCNRAGTAQSRWDWASVTSGAGTDSINWSYAWGSDSLIMGENFVCAQPLESDAGTTNNEGMGTPFAGNLDVYPLYRMVAHGGVAAGRQEPGVRTLALDVAPNPCPGRAGITYSLPRPGSVSLKLYDVAGKLVRTIATGGQMAGTHHLPLTANGRQGTLASGIYILKLESNGSHATRKLVVE; encoded by the coding sequence ATGATATCGGAAAAGAGTATTAAAGTCGGGATGCTGGCATTCTGCCTGACCTTCGCCGGCTTCGGTACCGCCTCAGCCGATTGGGTCACGACAACGGTGCCCGCGGCAGCGAACCCCTGGGCTTTGGCTGTGAACCCGGTCACCAACAAGATCTACGTCGCAAACGCAGGCACCGGCGAGGTGACGGTAATCGACGGCGTTACCAACGACACGACGCTGGTTCCATCAGGCACGAGTACCTGGGACGTGGCGGTCAACCCGGTCACGAACAGGATCTACGTCACGGATTTCTTCGAGAATACCGTGACCGTAGTCGATGGCGCAACCAACGACACGACGCTGGTGGCCGCGGGCGCGAATCCCCGCGCCGTGGCGGTCAACCCGGTCACAAACAAGATCTATGTAACGAACCAGGCCAGCGCCAACGTGACAGTAATCGACGGTGCGACCAACGCCGCGACGACAGTGCCAGTAGGCAACACACCCCGGGCCGTAGCGGTGAATGCCGTCACGAACAAGATCTATGTGGCGAACACCGGGAGCAACAGCGTGACCGTGATTGACGGCGCAACCAACGACACCGCGACGGTACCCGCCGGCACAAATCCCTCTGCCCTGGCCGTGAACCCCGTCACCAACAAGATCTACGTCACCAACTACAACAGCAATAACGTAACGGTGATAGACGGAGCGACCAAGGGCACGTCGCTGGTGGCAGCGGGTGTGGCGCCTTGTGACGTAGCGGTGAACCCGGTCACCAACAAGGTCTACGTCGCGAACTACAGCAGTAGCAGCGTGACGGTGATAGATGGCTCGAGCAACGACACCACGCTCGTGGCCGCTGGCGCTTACCCCTATACGGTGTCAGTCAACCCGGTCACCAACAAGATCTACGTTGCGAATTCCGGCAGCAGCGACGTCACGGTGATCGACGGCGCGACCAACGATACGAACACGGTGACCGCTGGCACCAATCCGCAAGCCGTGGCGGTGAACCCGGTCACCAACAAGGTCTATGTCACGAACTACAATAGCAACGGTGTGACGGTTATCGACGGCACGACCAACGATACGACCCGGGTGGCCGCGGGTTCGACGCCATATGCTGCGGTGGCGAACCCGGTCACCAACAAGATATACATCGCGAACGAAGGCGGAGCCAACGTGACCGTTATCGATGGCGCGACCAACGACACGACACTGGTGGCCGTTGGCGCGGCGCCCTATGCGATGGCCCTGAACCCGGTCACTAACAAGATATACGTTGTGGACTTCGGCGACGGCAATGTCACCGTAGTCGACGGAGCGACCAATAGCACGGCTCTCGTACCGGCAGACTCAATGCCGGGTTCCGTTGCAGTGAACCCGGTCACGAACAGGATCTACGTCACCAACGGCTCCAGCAATGACGTGACCGTGATTGATGGCGCGACCAACGACACGACGCTGGTGCCCGCCGGCTCTGACCCCTACGCCGTGGCCGTGAACCCGGCCACCAACAGGATCTACGTAGCGAACCAGGGCGGAACCGACGTGACAGTCATAGACGGTGCCACTAACGACACGACGCTGGTAACAGTCGGCTCTAATCCCGATGCCGTGGCAGTAAACCCGGTCACGAACAGAATCTACGTCGCCAATGGGTCCAGCAATGACGTGACTGTGATCGACGGGGCGACCAAAGACACGACGCGCGTGCCCGCCGGCTCAAACCCCTCTGCCATTGCCGTGAACCCGGTCACGAACAGAATCTATGTCGTCAACCACGGGAACTCCAGCGTGACGGTTATCGACGGCGCGACCAACAGCACGCACACCGTGCCGGTCGGATCATATCCCTGGGCCATAGGTGTGAACCCGGTGACGAACAAGGCCTACGTCATCAACGCCCTGAGCGCCAACGTTACGGTTATAGACGGCGCGACCAATGCCACTACCACGGTAGCGGTAGACTCAATTCCCTTTGGCGTGGCCGTGAACCCGGTTACGAACAGAATCTACGTCGCGAGCGAACACAGCGGCAAGGTGACGGTAATCACCGATGCGCCGGTCTATGACACCAAAGTGCACGCGGCATTCAACCGACTCCCGGGCGATACCACCGCGGCCGCCCGACCGGCCCTGGCCGGCAAAGGAGTCAATCGCTCCACACCGGGTCGGACGAAGATGATGGGTGTGTGCAACCGCGCAGGTACCGCACAAAGTAGGTGGGACTGGGCGTCCGTAACCTCCGGCGCAGGCACGGACTCCATCAACTGGTCCTATGCGTGGGGCTCAGACTCACTGATAATGGGAGAGAACTTTGTCTGTGCCCAGCCGCTCGAATCCGATGCAGGGACCACCAACAACGAAGGCATGGGCACGCCATTTGCCGGCAACCTCGACGTGTACCCGCTGTATCGGATGGTGGCTCACGGCGGTGTCGCGGCTGGGCGGCAGGAACCCGGCGTTCGGACGCTGGCCTTGGACGTCGCTCCGAATCCCTGTCCAGGCAGAGCTGGGATTACCTACTCTCTACCCAGACCGGGTAGTGTCAGCCTGAAGCTCTACGACGTCGCGGGCAAACTGGTCCGCACCATCGCAACCGGTGGCCAGATGGCCGGGACTCACCACTTGCCTCTGACCGCGAACGGCAGGCAGGGAACACTCGCCAGCGGCATCTACATTCTGAAGTTGGAGAGCAACGGCTCCCACGCAACGCGGAAGCTCGTGGTCGAGTAA
- a CDS encoding NusG domain II-containing protein, producing MNRQLGRLTVLDVLLLAALIALPGAALVRSWTRRNEKPVAFVYHDNRLVGAYQLDRDQSVFIGDKTRPDMKIEIKNGAIRVAESDCPRGICMQAGWVRTPGRSIVCVPNRVLIEIRGERQGYDAESY from the coding sequence TTGAACCGACAACTCGGCCGGCTCACAGTTCTCGACGTCCTGCTTCTTGCCGCGCTGATTGCGCTCCCCGGCGCGGCGCTGGTAAGGTCGTGGACCAGACGCAACGAGAAGCCGGTGGCCTTCGTCTACCATGACAATCGGTTGGTCGGCGCGTATCAGCTTGACCGGGATCAGTCTGTGTTCATCGGTGACAAGACCCGGCCGGACATGAAGATCGAGATCAAGAACGGAGCAATCCGGGTCGCGGAATCCGACTGCCCCAGAGGCATATGCATGCAAGCCGGCTGGGTGCGAACGCCCGGCCGGTCAATCGTGTGCGTACCGAACCGGGTGTTGATTGAGATCCGGGGCGAACGCCAGGGATACGATGCAGAGAGCTACTGA
- a CDS encoding Gx transporter family protein: MQRATEGNAEGGGRKTEDDGVARLAMLVACASVLQVAESLFPHPLPGVRLGLANIITVIALVYMGPGVAIQLAVLRTLVSSMVLGTFLTPTFVLSFSGGVVSAVVMALLYRLSLGGRPLFSLVGISVGGAASHVMTQGALVYLLFIRSSGVLWLWPWLCLAAVATGLLTGLIAVQAVRRLEAGQGVKESGIQGFQCPDTRLLESSNPGIHSFVRRLRPELKIAGVVVLGLAVVFFSDWRLYAAVFGLLVILSVLGRVRVSRLLAGLKWVWPLVLASLVMPVVFSPWGRALLELGPLRVTSEGLHEGAVFAARILLLVFATAVLAQTTAPHELATGLEKLLRPLRVFRVEPGQLARSLSLSWSHFPQLQQSVRRMVGTNRGRRGWLDRTIHLPGDIIADMFRLAGQGADSAQGRG, translated from the coding sequence ATGCAGAGAGCTACTGAGGGCAACGCGGAAGGCGGAGGGCGGAAAACGGAAGACGACGGCGTGGCCCGGCTCGCGATGCTCGTAGCCTGCGCGTCGGTGCTCCAAGTCGCCGAGTCGCTCTTCCCGCACCCGCTGCCCGGCGTGCGGCTCGGGCTCGCCAATATCATAACCGTGATCGCCCTGGTCTACATGGGTCCCGGCGTCGCAATCCAGCTCGCCGTGCTACGCACGCTGGTGAGCTCCATGGTGCTCGGGACGTTTCTGACCCCGACCTTTGTGCTCTCGTTCTCCGGCGGCGTGGTCAGCGCGGTGGTCATGGCCCTGCTCTACCGGCTTTCGCTTGGTGGACGACCACTCTTCAGTCTCGTCGGCATCAGCGTGGGCGGCGCGGCGAGTCACGTGATGACACAGGGAGCGCTCGTCTATCTGCTGTTCATCCGATCGAGCGGCGTGCTGTGGCTCTGGCCGTGGCTCTGCCTGGCCGCGGTGGCAACGGGCCTGCTCACCGGCCTGATTGCCGTGCAGGCAGTACGGCGGCTGGAGGCAGGCCAAGGGGTCAAGGAATCGGGGATTCAAGGCTTTCAGTGTCCGGACACTCGACTCCTAGAATCCTCGAATCCCGGAATCCATTCCTTTGTCCGCCGCCTGCGGCCGGAGTTGAAGATTGCCGGAGTTGTTGTTCTCGGCCTCGCCGTAGTCTTTTTCTCTGACTGGAGGCTGTATGCTGCAGTTTTCGGTCTGCTTGTCATCCTTTCAGTGCTGGGGCGAGTGCGTGTCAGCCGCCTGCTGGCCGGGCTGAAATGGGTGTGGCCGCTGGTGCTGGCCTCGCTCGTGATGCCGGTCGTCTTCTCACCGTGGGGCAGAGCATTGCTGGAACTCGGGCCGTTGCGGGTGACGAGTGAGGGGCTGCATGAGGGGGCGGTCTTCGCCGCGCGCATCCTGCTCCTGGTCTTCGCGACAGCAGTACTGGCGCAGACGACCGCGCCGCACGAACTTGCGACCGGGCTGGAGAAACTGCTGCGGCCTCTGCGGGTCTTCCGGGTTGAACCCGGCCAACTGGCGCGTTCGCTCAGCCTCTCATGGTCTCACTTCCCGCAGCTCCAGCAGAGCGTCCGGCGCATGGTCGGCACGAACCGTGGCCGCAGAGGCTGGCTGGACCGGACCATCCATCTTCCCGGCGACATTATAGCGGACATGTTCCGGCTGGCCGGGCAGGGCGCCGATTCGGCACAGGGAAGAGGATGA
- a CDS encoding sigma-70 family RNA polymerase sigma factor, whose protein sequence is MRARDQSEGSRFLTEPEVSSPDDHELVLQAQSGDMAAFEELVRRHQRGLFSYLYRMCRNTSDAEEMAQAALIKAWEKLSGFRGASSFKTWLYRIGTNLCFNLRTRRKPTEELTETLTAPDWERPESAYNQRVREEAVRKALARLSADQRAALVLSVYEDMSYKEIAETLGKTVRAVDSLLFRAKTNLRRALAEDRAKGII, encoded by the coding sequence ATGCGGGCACGTGACCAAAGTGAAGGGAGCCGGTTCCTGACCGAGCCCGAAGTCTCGTCCCCTGACGACCACGAGCTGGTGCTGCAGGCGCAGTCCGGCGACATGGCCGCGTTCGAGGAACTGGTGCGCCGGCACCAGCGCGGCCTGTTCTCGTACCTCTACCGGATGTGCCGGAACACCAGCGACGCCGAAGAAATGGCACAGGCGGCGTTGATCAAGGCCTGGGAAAAGCTCTCCGGGTTCCGGGGTGCTTCGAGCTTCAAGACCTGGCTCTATCGCATCGGCACCAATCTCTGTTTCAACCTCCGCACCCGGAGGAAGCCGACCGAGGAACTGACTGAGACCCTGACCGCGCCCGATTGGGAGAGGCCGGAATCCGCCTACAATCAACGGGTGCGCGAAGAAGCGGTGCGGAAGGCGTTGGCCCGTCTCTCGGCCGACCAGCGTGCCGCACTGGTGCTCTCGGTTTATGAGGACATGAGCTACAAGGAAATTGCCGAGACACTGGGCAAGACGGTGCGGGCGGTCGACTCGCTGCTGTTCCGCGCCAAGACCAACTTGCGCAGGGCGTTGGCCGAGGACCGCGCAAAGGGAATCATCTGA
- a CDS encoding zf-HC2 domain-containing protein gives MSKPSVNCAQVKRLLPPLLDEELSGGERETVSTHLASCPTCRAELASLKTDLGLLEQVVAPEVSPFLVTRVMAEIRHSARSGAKSKSFGVRFWRLIGSVAAALVVAVSIGAGVFLGSGLAQASTETASDSTEAAVSYVESSNTSMYSLMWGGQ, from the coding sequence GTGTCTAAACCTTCAGTGAATTGCGCACAGGTAAAACGGCTACTGCCTCCCTTACTTGATGAAGAGCTGTCGGGCGGGGAGCGGGAAACGGTCTCCACCCATCTCGCTTCCTGCCCGACCTGTCGCGCCGAGCTAGCGTCTTTGAAGACGGATCTTGGCCTCCTCGAACAGGTGGTTGCACCCGAGGTTTCGCCGTTCCTTGTAACGCGCGTGATGGCCGAGATCAGACATTCTGCCAGGTCCGGAGCCAAGAGTAAGTCGTTCGGCGTTCGTTTTTGGCGACTCATCGGGTCAGTGGCCGCAGCACTCGTAGTCGCCGTCTCCATCGGCGCCGGTGTCTTTCTTGGCTCCGGCCTGGCTCAAGCCTCCACCGAGACTGCTTCGGACAGCACCGAGGCCGCGGTCAGCTACGTAGAATCATCCAACACCAGCATGTACAGCCTGATGTGGGGAGGCCAGTGA
- a CDS encoding Spy/CpxP family protein refolding chaperone, which translates to MRNRTLAIPMVLALAGGLALGQPGPGATPPTPAAKPQAPMACGMQGMQGMKGMQAMMPDLTPDQLEKMDALREANLKEMLPIRTDLEIKRIELEALWRADEPDAKKIVAKVKEIGDLQEKMEVARINHMFDIRNLLTPEQRKAMRKMGPGMMGGRRGRGMMRGRMGGCPMGGQGCGMPGGDDFEGPQGPMGQGGQPGCPGCNMH; encoded by the coding sequence ATGAGAAACAGAACGCTCGCAATACCGATGGTGCTGGCTTTGGCTGGAGGGCTTGCGCTCGGGCAACCCGGGCCGGGCGCGACACCGCCGACGCCGGCTGCCAAGCCGCAAGCCCCGATGGCCTGCGGCATGCAGGGAATGCAGGGGATGAAGGGCATGCAGGCAATGATGCCTGACCTGACGCCGGACCAGTTGGAGAAGATGGACGCGCTGCGCGAGGCGAACCTGAAAGAGATGCTGCCGATACGCACGGACCTTGAGATCAAGCGAATCGAGCTTGAGGCCCTTTGGCGTGCCGACGAACCCGACGCCAAGAAGATCGTGGCCAAGGTCAAGGAAATCGGCGACCTCCAGGAGAAGATGGAAGTCGCCCGCATCAACCACATGTTCGACATCCGCAACCTCCTCACGCCCGAGCAGCGCAAGGCCATGCGGAAGATGGGTCCGGGCATGATGGGTGGACGCAGGGGCCGCGGAATGATGCGCGGCCGGATGGGCGGCTGCCCGATGGGCGGCCAAGGCTGTGGCATGCCGGGCGGAGATGATTTCGAAGGCCCGCAAGGGCCCATGGGTCAGGGCGGCCAACCCGGCTGTCCTGGCTGTAACATGCACTAG